One genomic region from Pirellulales bacterium encodes:
- a CDS encoding malate dehydrogenase (Catalyzes the reversible oxidation of malate to oxaloacetate), whose translation MRRAKISIIGAGNVGATTAHWCAAAELGDIVLLDIPQTEGMPAGKALDLMQASPIVGFDANVIGTTNYADTKNSDVVVITAGIARKPGMSRDDLLATNAKIVGSVAAEIKNSSPNAIVIVVSNPLDAMVQRAWQVTGFPPQRVLGQAGVLDTARYRTFLSMELGV comes from the coding sequence ATGCGTCGCGCAAAAATAAGCATTATCGGCGCCGGAAACGTCGGCGCCACGACGGCCCATTGGTGTGCCGCCGCCGAATTGGGCGACATTGTGCTGTTGGATATTCCGCAGACCGAAGGTATGCCCGCCGGCAAAGCGCTCGATTTAATGCAGGCTTCGCCGATTGTCGGCTTCGACGCCAACGTTATCGGCACGACTAATTATGCGGACACCAAAAACAGCGACGTGGTGGTGATCACCGCTGGGATTGCCCGCAAGCCGGGCATGAGCCGCGACGATTTGCTTGCCACCAACGCGAAAATTGTCGGTTCTGTGGCGGCGGAAATTAAAAACAGCAGCCCGAATGCGATTGTCATCGTCGTCAGCAATCCGTTGGATGCGATGGTGCAACGGGCCTGGCAAGTCACCGGGTTTCCGCCGCAGCGGGTGCTGGGGCAAGCAGGCGTGCTGGATACCGCACGGTACCGCACTTTCCTGTCGATGGAATTGGGCGTGA